The following proteins are co-located in the Phragmites australis chromosome 10, lpPhrAust1.1, whole genome shotgun sequence genome:
- the LOC133931030 gene encoding uncharacterized protein LOC133931030 isoform X1 — translation MSSMGSLAQLEVLCEKLYNSRDSAERAHAESTLKCFSENSEYISQCQYILDNASTPYALMLASSSLLKQVSDRSLSLQLRLDIRNYVINYLATRGPKLQNFVIVSLIQLVCRITKFGWFDDDRFRDTVKEATDFLGLASQDHYFIGLKILNNLVMEMNQPNTAMPVTLHRKIASSFKDQFLLQIFQISLTSLNQLKSEAPDDFRHVPLDLALKCLSFDFIGSPVDESSEEFGTVQLPASWRPLLQDPSTVQIFFDYYKVNDIRVSKEALECLVRLASVRRSIFVEDSARSQFLSHLMSGTKEILLTGQGLADHDNYHEFCRLLGRFKVNYQLSELLNVEFYGEWIGLVAEFTTRSLLSWQWASNSVYYLLSLWSRLVTSVPYLKGETPSLLDETVPKITEGFITSRINSVQAILADNSLENPLDNVEVLQDQLEFLPYLCRFQYQSSSLYIINIMEPLLQAYTERSRLLAPGDADELSVIEGQIAWMVHIIAAILKIKQTVGCSQESQELIDAELSARVLQLISITDTGVHAQRYQELSKQRLDRAILIFVQNFRRSYVGDQAMHSSKQLYTRLSELLGLNDHLVLLNVIVGKIATNLKCYAECEDVIDHTLSLFLELASGYMTGKLLLKLESVKFIITNHSRESFPFLAEYRCSRSRTTFYYILGSLVFMEESPVKFRTFMEPLQQVAFNLEATADAAFRTDVAKHAFIGWMRDLRGIAMATSSRKTYGLLFDWLYPSRMPLLLRAISLWTDEPEVTTPLLKFMCEFVLNKAQRLTFDSSSPNGILLFREVSKIIVAYGSLILLLPNGTDIYGSKYKGIWISLTVLSRALCGNYVNFGVFELYGDRALADALDISLKMTLSVPLSDILAFRKLSKAYFGYMEVLFNNHISFVLNLDTNTFVHIVSSLESGLKGLDTGISTQCASAIDSLAAFYFNNITAGDGPPSPASVNLARHIGEFPNLFPQILKTLFEIILFEDAGNQWSLSRPILSLIMTSEQMFSDLRAQILASQPVDHQQRLSQCFKKLMTDVNRNLEPKNRDRFTQNLTTFRHDFRLK, via the exons ATGTCATCAATGGGGAGCCTAGCGCAGTTAGAGGTGCTGTGTGAAAAGCTTTATAACTCTAGAGACTCAGCTGAGAGAGCGCATGCAGAAAGCACCCTCAAGTGCTTCTCAGAGAACAGCGAGTACATTTCGCAGTGCCAATACATATTGGACAATGCCTCAACTCCATATGCCCTGATGTTGGCGAGTTCAAGCTTGTTGAAGCAAGTTTCCGACCGCAGTCTTTCTTTGCAACTCCGCCTTGATATAC GGAATTATGTCATAAACTATCTTGCCACAAGGGGGCCTAAATTGCAGAACTTTGTCATTGTGTCCCTAATTCAGCTGGTTTGTCGAATTACAAAATTTGGATGGTTTGATGATGACAGATTCAGAGATACTGTCAAGGAAGCAACGGATTTCTTGGGTCTT GCGTCGCAGGATCATTATTTCATAGGATTGAAGATACTTAATAATCTTGTAATGGAAATGAACCAG CCGAACACTGCAATGCCTGTGACACTTCATAGGAAAATCGCGAGCTCATTCAAGGACCAGTTTCTTCTACAGATCTTCCAAATTTCGCTAACCTCACTAAACCAACTGAAAAGTGAAG CTCCGGATGACTTTAGACATGTTCCGCTTGACCTTGCATTGAAGTGCTTATCATTTGACTTTATTGGTTCTCCAGTGGATGAAAGCTCTGAAGAATTTGGAACAGTGCAG CTTCCTGCATCTTGGAGGCCTCTCCTTCAGGATCCTTCCACTGTCCAGATCTTCTTTGATTACTACAAAGTTAATGATATACGGGTTTCAAAAGAG GCTTTGGAATGTCTGGTGCGACTTGCTTCTGTCAGACGCAGTATTTTTGTTGAGGACTCTGCAAGGTCCCAGTTTCTTTCTCATCTGATGTCAGGCACAAAGGAAATACTCCTAACTGGCCAAG GTCTTGCTGATCATGACAATTACCATGAGTTCTGCCGTCTTTTGGGACGTTTCAAAGTGAATTACCAG CTATCAGAACTTTTGAATGTTGAGTTTTATGGTGAATGGATTGGTCTAGTAGCTGAATTTACAACTAGGTCCTTGCTATCATGGCAG TGGGCCAGCAACAGTGTCTACTATCTTTTAAGTCTTTGGTCAAGGCTGGTGACATCTGTGCCGTACTTGAAAGGTGAAACGCCAAGTCTGCTTGATGAAACTGTTCCGAAAATCACAGAGGGTTTTATCACTTCGAGAATTAATTCGGTCCAG GCCATCCTTGCTGACAACTCATTGGAAAATCCTTTGGATAATGTGGAAGTTCTCCAGGATCAGCTGGAGTTTCTTCCTTACCTTTGCAGATTCCAG TACCAAAGCAGTAGTCTGTACATCATAAATATCATGGAACCTCTTCTGCAAGCTTATACG GAAAGGTCAAGATTACTGGCTCCTGGAGACGCAGATGAGCTCTCTGTCATTGAAGGACAAATTGCATGGATGGTCCACATAATTGCAGCCATTCTCAAAATTAAGCAGACCGTTGGCTGTAG CCAAGAATCACAAGAGTTAATTGATGCAGAATTATCTGCCCGTGTGCTACAGTTGATAAGTATTACTGACACAGGGGTGCACGCACAG AGATATCAAGAATTAAGTAAGCAAAGGCTTGACCGAGCAATTCTCATCTTTGTGCAAAATTTCAGAAGGTCATATGTTGGAGACCAAGCCATGCATTCTTCAAAG CAGCTGTACACAAGATTGTCTGAGCTTTTGGGACTGAATGACCATTTAGTTTTACTCAATGTCATTGTTGGGAAAATAGCTACGAATCTGAAGTGCTATGCTGAG TGTGAGGATGTTATTGATCATACCCTGTCCCTTTTCCTGGAGCTTGCATCTGG TTATATGACTGGAAAGCTGCTTCTCAAGCTGGAGAGTGTGAAGTTCATCATTACCAATCATTCT CGGGAGAGTTTTCCATTTCTTGCAGAATACAGATGTTCCCGTAGTAGAACTACGTTCTATTACATACTTGGCTCCTTAGTCTTCATGGAAGAGAGCCCAGTAAAATTCAGGACTTTCATGGAACCACTTCAGCAG GTTGCATTTAACCTGGAGGCAACTGCTGATGCTGCTTTCCGGACTGATGTTGCTAAGCATGCATTTATTGGTTGGATGAGAGATCTAAGAGGCATTGCCATGGCAACCAGCAG TCGCAAGACCTATGGCCTCCTATTTGACTGGCTGTATCCATCTCGCATGCCACTTTTATTGAGAGCCATCTCACTGTGGACTGATGAAccagag GTCACCACACCCTTGCTCAAGTTCATGTGTGAATTTGTTTTGAACAAAGCTCAAAGATTGACATTTGATTCATCATCACCAAATGGGATCCTTTTGTTCCGAGAGGTTAGCAAGATAATTGTGGCTTATGGGTCGCTGATTCTATTACTTCCAAATGGCACTGATATTTATGGAAGTAAATACAAAGGCATATGGATCTCACTGACGGTTCTTTCAAGGG CTTTATGCGGGAACTATGTCAATTTTGGCGTATTTGAGCTTTATGGTGACAGAGCACTTGCGGATGCCCTTGATATATCTTTAAAGATGACCCTTTCAGTTCCATTATCTGATATATTGGCATTCAGAAAG CTGTCGAAAGCTTACTTTGGATATATGGAAGTTTTGTTCAACAACCATATCAGTTTTGTTCTCAATTTGGACACAAACACATTTGTACATATTGTCAGCTCACTTGAATCTGGCTTAAAAGGTCTAGATACAGGGATATCAACACAG TGCGCTTCTGCCATTGATAGCTTGGCAGCCTTTTACTTTAACAACATTACAGCTGGTGATGGACCTCCATCACCAGCTTCGGTAAATCTGGCGCGGCACATTGGAGAGTTCCCCAATTTGTTTCCTCAG ATACTGAAGACGCTTTTTGAGATCATTCTCTTTGAGGATGCTGGTAATCAGTGGAGTCTCAGTAGGCCAATATTGAGCCTGATAATGACCAGCGAACAG ATGTTTAGTGACCTGAGAGCGCAGATATTAGCATCACAG CCTGTAGACCACCAGCAACGCCTTTCACAATGTTTCAAGAAGCTGATGACCGATGTGAACAGAAACTTGGAACCAAAGAACCGAGACAGATTCACTCAAAATCTTACAACATTCAGACATGATTTCCGATTGAAGTAA
- the LOC133931030 gene encoding uncharacterized protein LOC133931030 isoform X2, whose amino-acid sequence MSSMGSLAQLEVLCEKLYNSRDSAERAHAESTLKCFSENSEYISQCQYILDNASTPYALMLASSSLLKQVSDRSLSLQLRLDIRNYVINYLATRGPKLQNFVIVSLIQLVCRITKFGWFDDDRFRDTVKEATDFLGLASQDHYFIGLKILNNLVMEMNQPNTAMPVTLHRKIASSFKDQFLLQIFQISLTSLNQLKSEAPDDFRHVPLDLALKCLSFDFIGSPVDESSEEFGTVQLPASWRPLLQDPSTVQIFFDYYKVNDIRVSKEALECLVRLASVRRSIFVEDSARSQFLSHLMSGTKEILLTGQGLADHDNYHEFCRLLGRFKVNYQLSELLNVEFYGEWIGLVAEFTTRSLLSWQWASNSVYYLLSLWSRLVTSVPYLKGETPSLLDETVPKITEGFITSRINSVQAILADNSLENPLDNVEVLQDQLEFLPYLCRFQYQSSSLYIINIMEPLLQAYTERSRLLAPGDADELSVIEGQIAWMVHIIAAILKIKQTVGCSQESQELIDAELSARVLQLISITDTGVHAQRYQELSKQRLDRAILIFVQNFRRSYVGDQAMHSSKLYTRLSELLGLNDHLVLLNVIVGKIATNLKCYAECEDVIDHTLSLFLELASGYMTGKLLLKLESVKFIITNHSRESFPFLAEYRCSRSRTTFYYILGSLVFMEESPVKFRTFMEPLQQVAFNLEATADAAFRTDVAKHAFIGWMRDLRGIAMATSSRKTYGLLFDWLYPSRMPLLLRAISLWTDEPEVTTPLLKFMCEFVLNKAQRLTFDSSSPNGILLFREVSKIIVAYGSLILLLPNGTDIYGSKYKGIWISLTVLSRALCGNYVNFGVFELYGDRALADALDISLKMTLSVPLSDILAFRKLSKAYFGYMEVLFNNHISFVLNLDTNTFVHIVSSLESGLKGLDTGISTQCASAIDSLAAFYFNNITAGDGPPSPASVNLARHIGEFPNLFPQILKTLFEIILFEDAGNQWSLSRPILSLIMTSEQMFSDLRAQILASQPVDHQQRLSQCFKKLMTDVNRNLEPKNRDRFTQNLTTFRHDFRLK is encoded by the exons ATGTCATCAATGGGGAGCCTAGCGCAGTTAGAGGTGCTGTGTGAAAAGCTTTATAACTCTAGAGACTCAGCTGAGAGAGCGCATGCAGAAAGCACCCTCAAGTGCTTCTCAGAGAACAGCGAGTACATTTCGCAGTGCCAATACATATTGGACAATGCCTCAACTCCATATGCCCTGATGTTGGCGAGTTCAAGCTTGTTGAAGCAAGTTTCCGACCGCAGTCTTTCTTTGCAACTCCGCCTTGATATAC GGAATTATGTCATAAACTATCTTGCCACAAGGGGGCCTAAATTGCAGAACTTTGTCATTGTGTCCCTAATTCAGCTGGTTTGTCGAATTACAAAATTTGGATGGTTTGATGATGACAGATTCAGAGATACTGTCAAGGAAGCAACGGATTTCTTGGGTCTT GCGTCGCAGGATCATTATTTCATAGGATTGAAGATACTTAATAATCTTGTAATGGAAATGAACCAG CCGAACACTGCAATGCCTGTGACACTTCATAGGAAAATCGCGAGCTCATTCAAGGACCAGTTTCTTCTACAGATCTTCCAAATTTCGCTAACCTCACTAAACCAACTGAAAAGTGAAG CTCCGGATGACTTTAGACATGTTCCGCTTGACCTTGCATTGAAGTGCTTATCATTTGACTTTATTGGTTCTCCAGTGGATGAAAGCTCTGAAGAATTTGGAACAGTGCAG CTTCCTGCATCTTGGAGGCCTCTCCTTCAGGATCCTTCCACTGTCCAGATCTTCTTTGATTACTACAAAGTTAATGATATACGGGTTTCAAAAGAG GCTTTGGAATGTCTGGTGCGACTTGCTTCTGTCAGACGCAGTATTTTTGTTGAGGACTCTGCAAGGTCCCAGTTTCTTTCTCATCTGATGTCAGGCACAAAGGAAATACTCCTAACTGGCCAAG GTCTTGCTGATCATGACAATTACCATGAGTTCTGCCGTCTTTTGGGACGTTTCAAAGTGAATTACCAG CTATCAGAACTTTTGAATGTTGAGTTTTATGGTGAATGGATTGGTCTAGTAGCTGAATTTACAACTAGGTCCTTGCTATCATGGCAG TGGGCCAGCAACAGTGTCTACTATCTTTTAAGTCTTTGGTCAAGGCTGGTGACATCTGTGCCGTACTTGAAAGGTGAAACGCCAAGTCTGCTTGATGAAACTGTTCCGAAAATCACAGAGGGTTTTATCACTTCGAGAATTAATTCGGTCCAG GCCATCCTTGCTGACAACTCATTGGAAAATCCTTTGGATAATGTGGAAGTTCTCCAGGATCAGCTGGAGTTTCTTCCTTACCTTTGCAGATTCCAG TACCAAAGCAGTAGTCTGTACATCATAAATATCATGGAACCTCTTCTGCAAGCTTATACG GAAAGGTCAAGATTACTGGCTCCTGGAGACGCAGATGAGCTCTCTGTCATTGAAGGACAAATTGCATGGATGGTCCACATAATTGCAGCCATTCTCAAAATTAAGCAGACCGTTGGCTGTAG CCAAGAATCACAAGAGTTAATTGATGCAGAATTATCTGCCCGTGTGCTACAGTTGATAAGTATTACTGACACAGGGGTGCACGCACAG AGATATCAAGAATTAAGTAAGCAAAGGCTTGACCGAGCAATTCTCATCTTTGTGCAAAATTTCAGAAGGTCATATGTTGGAGACCAAGCCATGCATTCTTCAAAG CTGTACACAAGATTGTCTGAGCTTTTGGGACTGAATGACCATTTAGTTTTACTCAATGTCATTGTTGGGAAAATAGCTACGAATCTGAAGTGCTATGCTGAG TGTGAGGATGTTATTGATCATACCCTGTCCCTTTTCCTGGAGCTTGCATCTGG TTATATGACTGGAAAGCTGCTTCTCAAGCTGGAGAGTGTGAAGTTCATCATTACCAATCATTCT CGGGAGAGTTTTCCATTTCTTGCAGAATACAGATGTTCCCGTAGTAGAACTACGTTCTATTACATACTTGGCTCCTTAGTCTTCATGGAAGAGAGCCCAGTAAAATTCAGGACTTTCATGGAACCACTTCAGCAG GTTGCATTTAACCTGGAGGCAACTGCTGATGCTGCTTTCCGGACTGATGTTGCTAAGCATGCATTTATTGGTTGGATGAGAGATCTAAGAGGCATTGCCATGGCAACCAGCAG TCGCAAGACCTATGGCCTCCTATTTGACTGGCTGTATCCATCTCGCATGCCACTTTTATTGAGAGCCATCTCACTGTGGACTGATGAAccagag GTCACCACACCCTTGCTCAAGTTCATGTGTGAATTTGTTTTGAACAAAGCTCAAAGATTGACATTTGATTCATCATCACCAAATGGGATCCTTTTGTTCCGAGAGGTTAGCAAGATAATTGTGGCTTATGGGTCGCTGATTCTATTACTTCCAAATGGCACTGATATTTATGGAAGTAAATACAAAGGCATATGGATCTCACTGACGGTTCTTTCAAGGG CTTTATGCGGGAACTATGTCAATTTTGGCGTATTTGAGCTTTATGGTGACAGAGCACTTGCGGATGCCCTTGATATATCTTTAAAGATGACCCTTTCAGTTCCATTATCTGATATATTGGCATTCAGAAAG CTGTCGAAAGCTTACTTTGGATATATGGAAGTTTTGTTCAACAACCATATCAGTTTTGTTCTCAATTTGGACACAAACACATTTGTACATATTGTCAGCTCACTTGAATCTGGCTTAAAAGGTCTAGATACAGGGATATCAACACAG TGCGCTTCTGCCATTGATAGCTTGGCAGCCTTTTACTTTAACAACATTACAGCTGGTGATGGACCTCCATCACCAGCTTCGGTAAATCTGGCGCGGCACATTGGAGAGTTCCCCAATTTGTTTCCTCAG ATACTGAAGACGCTTTTTGAGATCATTCTCTTTGAGGATGCTGGTAATCAGTGGAGTCTCAGTAGGCCAATATTGAGCCTGATAATGACCAGCGAACAG ATGTTTAGTGACCTGAGAGCGCAGATATTAGCATCACAG CCTGTAGACCACCAGCAACGCCTTTCACAATGTTTCAAGAAGCTGATGACCGATGTGAACAGAAACTTGGAACCAAAGAACCGAGACAGATTCACTCAAAATCTTACAACATTCAGACATGATTTCCGATTGAAGTAA